From Medicago truncatula cultivar Jemalong A17 chromosome 7, MtrunA17r5.0-ANR, whole genome shotgun sequence, a single genomic window includes:
- the LOC25498002 gene encoding CASP-like protein 4A1, giving the protein MKNQQSEQNQTQLHHNEEDEEEHNNIEQSSSKSPSPPLHSLSDSPISDDHRSLPLVLVQPPLVTAHRFQVEPAVVTRVDPGAEEGFVGFKDVEGEQERDAGGGGGGGGDGGGVEGEREQDATSGGGVKRGLRPDVKSLLRSEKVVSLNKVLLGLRVAGFVFCLVSWSVLAADRKKGWAIDSFYLYKEFRYSLSVNVIGFVYSAVQICDLVKYLITKKHIVEHKLRGYFTFALDQILTYLLMSASSSAATRAYDWESNWGNDKFPFMANASVVLSFIAFAAFALTSLVSGSIVCRFR; this is encoded by the exons ATGAAGAATCAACAATCTgaacaaaatcaaactcaattaCACCAtaacgaagaagatgaagaagaacacaacaacatagAACAAAGTAGTAGCAAATCCCCTTCACCACCACTCCATTCACTCTCCGACTCACCAATCTCCGACGATCACCGCTCCCTCCCTCTAGTCCTCGTGCAACCGCCGTTGGTCACGGCTCACCGGTTTCAGGTTGAGCCAGCTGTAGTCACCAGGGTAGATCCCGGTGCAGAAGAGGGTTTTGTAGGTTTCAAAGATGTTGAAGGAGAACAAGAACGAGACgccggtggtggtggtggtggtggtggtgatggtggtggtgttgaAGGAGAACGAGAACAAGACGCCACCAGTGGTGGTGGTGTTAAGAGGGGGTTAAGACCCGATGTGAAGAGTTTGTTGAGGTCTGAAAAAGTTGTGAGTTTGAATAAGGTTTTGTTGGGTCTTAGAGTTGCtggttttgttttctgtttGGTTTCTTGGTCGGTTTTGGCTGCTGATAGAAAAAAGGGTTGGGCTATTGACTCTTTCTATTTGTACAAGGAATTCAG GTATAGCTTATCAGTGAATGTGATTGGGTTTGTCTATTCTGCGGTGCAGATATGTGATCTTGTGAAGTACTTGATTACCAAAAAGCATATAGTGGAGCACAAGCTAAGGGGTTACTTTACTTTTGCACTGGATCAG ATCTTGACATACCTTCTAATGTCGGCATCCTCATCGGCTGCCACTAGAGCTTATGACTGGGAGTCCAACTGGGGTAACGACAAGTTCCCGTTCATGGCAAATGCATCTGTGGTTTTGTCCTTCATTGCTTTTGCGGCATTTGCCCTGACTTCTCTAGTCTCAGGTTCTATTGTTTGTAGGTTCAGATAA
- the LOC25498003 gene encoding 2-methylene-furan-3-one reductase: MASEITTIKAWTYSEYGHSVDVLKFDPNVPIPQVKDDQVLIKVAAASLNPIDYKRMEGAFKASDSPLPTAPGYDVSGVVVKVGSEVKKFKVGDEVYGDINVKALEYPKVIGSLAEYTAAEEILLAHKPKNLSFAEAASLPLTIETAYEGLERTGFSAGKSILVLGGAGGVGTHVIQLAKHVYGASKVAATSSTKKLELLSNLGADLPIDYTKENFEDLPEKFDVVFDTVGETEKAFKALKEGGKVVTIVPPGFPPSIFFILPSNGAILEKLNPYLESGKVKPVLDPKSPFPFSQSVEAFSYLETGRATGKVVIHPIP; encoded by the exons ATGGCCTCTGAAATAACTACCATCAAAGCTTGGACTTACTCAGAATATGGTCACTCTGTTGATGTTCTCAAGTTTGATCCAAACGTGCCTATTCCTCAAGTGAAGGATGATCAAGTTCTTATCAAAGTTGCTGCTGCTTCTCTTAATCCCATTGATTATAAGAGAATGGAAGGAGCCTTCAAAGCCTCTGACTCCCCTTTACCA ACTGCACCAGGATATGATGTATCTGGAGTTGTGGTTAAGGTAGGGAGTGAAGTGAAGAAGTTTAAGGTTGGGGATGAAGTTTATGGTGATATCAATGTGAAAGCTTTGGAATATCCAAAGGTCATTGGTTCACTGGCAGAGTACACTGCTGCAGAAGAGATACTGTTGGCTCACAAGCCGAAAAATCTGAGCTTTGCTGAGGCTGCTAGTCTTCCTTTGACAATTGAGACTGCTTATGAAGGCCTTGAACGAACCGGCTTCTCTGCTGGTAAATCCATACTTGTGCTTGGTGGTGCTGGTGGAGTTGGAACACATGTTATTCAG CTTGCCAAGCATGTTTATGGCGCTTCCAAGGTAGCAGCTACATCTAGCACCAAGAAACTAGAACTGTTGAGCAATCTAGGAGCTGATTTACCTATTGATTATACAAAGGAGAATTTTGAAGACCTGCCTGAGAAGTTTGATGTGGTGTTTGATACAGTAG GTGAAACTGAGAAGGCATTCAAGGCTCTGAAAGAAGGTGGCAAAGTTGTGACAATTGTACCACCAGGATTTCCACCATCAATATTTTTCATTCTTCCTTCTAATGGAGCTATCTTAGAGAAACTAAATCCATACTTGGAGAGTGGAAAGGTGAAGCCAGTGCTCGACCCCAAGAGTCCATTTCCATTTTCTCAATCTGTTGAAGCATTTTCCTATCTGGAAACTGGTAGAGCTACTGGAAAAGTTGTTATCCATCCCATTCCATGA